DNA from Lactobacillus johnsonii:
TTACTCAAACTTTCTATAAAAAATTATTTCTTTCAATCTCTATTATACGGGTATTTTAAACCGCTGCCAGCCAAATACCACTTTGGTTTTACAATCTTACGACGATAAATCCAAAGAATAATTGCACCAAAAAATAAAATCAAGCTCAATGCTTGTGAAACTCTAATAGTATTAGCAATGTATAAACTATCTGTTCTCATTCCTTCAACAAAGAAGCGAACAGCAGAATACCAAATTACATAACCTAAAAATATTTCTCCACGCTTAAAAAGATGTTTTCTATGACGTAAACTCAAAATCAAAATCAAACCAATTAAATTTAAAGTCGACTCATATAAATAAGTTGGTTGATAATATGAACCGTTAATGTACATCTGCTGAATAATAAAATGAGGCAAATGTAGACTTTCTAAGAAAGACAAGGTTGTTTTAGCACCATGTGCTTCTTGATTCATAAAATTACCCCACCGAGCAATTACTTGGGCAGCCATTACACCTGGAGCAATGATATCAAGCATTAGAAATGGCGGTAGCATTCGTTGATGACAAAAAATTAATAATACAATTAGTCCCGCAATCAAACCACCGTAAATAGCAATACCACCGTTCCAAATAGCAATTATTTGATCGGGATGTTGAGAAAAGTAGCCCCATTCAAAAACTACATAATATATTCGGGCCCCAATAAAACCAATTGGAACTGCCCATAGGAGAAAGTCAATAAAGTCATCAGGCATAATATGCCTTTTCTTTCCTTCATTAATTGCCATTAAGGTTGCTACTAAAACTCCAGTAGCCATTAAAATACCGTACCACTTAACTTGAAGCGGCCCTAGATTAAAAGCTACAGGATTTAAGGCTAAACTCATTTCCTGCTGTCACCTTCGTCTTTTTTAGAATTATCTGAAATTAGTTCAGTTAGATTTTGTTCAAATTTTTGGCTAGCATCATAACCCATTTTCTTAGCTCTGAAGTTCATAGCAGCTACTTCAATAATAATAGCTAAATTCCGTCCGACTTTAACTGGAACAGTTACTTGCGGCACATCTACTTCAAAAATCTCACGCGTTTTTTCATTAAATCCTAAGCGATCATAATTAGCTTTTGGATCCCAATTTTGCAAACAGATTATCAATTGAATTTCAGTACTGTCCTTAACCGCTCCAGCACCAAAAAGATTCATTACATCAATAATTCCAATTCCGCGAATCTCCATTAAATGCTTTAGAATTTTAGGAGCTTCTCCAACTACAGTCTTGTCATCTTTTTGATATACATCAACTCGATCATCTGCAATTAACCGATGTCCACGTTTTACCAAGTCTAGGGCTGTTTCTGACTTACCAACACCAGAATTTCCAATAATCAATACACCCATTCCATAGATTTCTACTAAAACACCGTGAATACTCTTTCGAGGCGCAAGCTTTTCATCTAGAAATTGAGTAATGACACTTGATAAATGTGTTGTAGCCATATTACTAGAAAGAACAGGTATCTTTTCTTTCTCAGCTGTTTCAAGCATTTCTGAAGGAATTGGTAAACCTCGTGACACAATGAAGCAAGGCGTTTCTGGAGTTGCCATTTTGTTAAATACTCGCTCACGCAAATCATGATCTAAACGTGCACTATAAGAAATTTCTGTTCTTCCTAGCAATTGGATTCTATTTTTAGGATAAAAATCAAAATAACCTGTTAATTCTAAACCTGGACGAGAAATATCAGAAGTATTAATTAATTTTTGATCTAAATATTCCTTTCCTTCAACCACTCTAAGTGAAGGAAGATCTTTTACTAATTCACTTACTTTAACTGCTTCAACCATTTTTGTTATCCTCTTTATCTTCTACATCTTTGACTGAAACATCTCGTGCTTTCTTTCGCTTTTGATTATTAGTGGACGGCTGCACTGGATTATGGCTATTAGTTTCATCTGTATCTTTTTTATTGCCAGAAAACTTAGCGAGTAGCCAAATAATCAAGGCAACAATTATAGCAACAGGTAACAAGCCAATAAAGAATTTAAATATTGAAAATAAAATACTTAAAATCACCAAAGCAGCTAATACTAATATTAAAATAGTTACAAATCCCATAGATCTTTTCCTTAAACTTTAGTTCGGATTTTTTTGGCTTAAGAGCCACTGTAAGTAGGCATAAATAAAATTA
Protein-coding regions in this window:
- the lgt gene encoding prolipoprotein diacylglyceryl transferase — protein: MSLALNPVAFNLGPLQVKWYGILMATGVLVATLMAINEGKKRHIMPDDFIDFLLWAVPIGFIGARIYYVVFEWGYFSQHPDQIIAIWNGGIAIYGGLIAGLIVLLIFCHQRMLPPFLMLDIIAPGVMAAQVIARWGNFMNQEAHGAKTTLSFLESLHLPHFIIQQMYINGSYYQPTYLYESTLNLIGLILILSLRHRKHLFKRGEIFLGYVIWYSAVRFFVEGMRTDSLYIANTIRVSQALSLILFFGAIILWIYRRKIVKPKWYLAGSGLKYPYNRD
- the hprK gene encoding HPr(Ser) kinase/phosphatase, encoding MVEAVKVSELVKDLPSLRVVEGKEYLDQKLINTSDISRPGLELTGYFDFYPKNRIQLLGRTEISYSARLDHDLRERVFNKMATPETPCFIVSRGLPIPSEMLETAEKEKIPVLSSNMATTHLSSVITQFLDEKLAPRKSIHGVLVEIYGMGVLIIGNSGVGKSETALDLVKRGHRLIADDRVDVYQKDDKTVVGEAPKILKHLMEIRGIGIIDVMNLFGAGAVKDSTEIQLIICLQNWDPKANYDRLGFNEKTREIFEVDVPQVTVPVKVGRNLAIIIEVAAMNFRAKKMGYDASQKFEQNLTELISDNSKKDEGDSRK